From a single Nostoc sp. MS1 genomic region:
- a CDS encoding ATP-dependent Zn protease, translating to MNQTAFNLVAISVFVMTLSALLGPLINLSPTIPALATFTILGVATFDSFSLQGKGGTIFIDWVAGFSPQYRDRIIHHEAGHFLVAHLLGIPVTGYTLSAWEAWRQGQAGQGSISLNDTELGSQLEQGKISHQTLERYCTILMAGIAAETLVFERIEGGNDDRRKLANVFRLLGFSESLCQQKQRFHILQAKTLIQDNWLSYQALTQAIRQRATIADCQKAIADAQMETESKVA from the coding sequence ATGAACCAAACTGCTTTTAATTTAGTTGCAATATCTGTCTTTGTTATGACTTTATCGGCTCTATTGGGGCCGTTAATTAATTTATCACCGACAATTCCAGCACTTGCTACCTTTACAATTTTGGGTGTAGCCACTTTTGATAGTTTCAGCTTGCAAGGTAAGGGCGGTACTATCTTTATAGATTGGGTTGCGGGTTTTTCACCGCAATACCGCGATCGCATTATTCACCACGAAGCTGGACACTTTCTTGTAGCTCACTTGTTGGGGATTCCCGTTACAGGTTACACTCTCAGCGCCTGGGAGGCTTGGAGACAAGGACAAGCCGGGCAAGGTAGTATTTCTTTGAATGATACTGAATTAGGCTCTCAGTTAGAACAAGGCAAAATCAGCCATCAAACGCTGGAACGCTACTGTACTATTTTGATGGCAGGAATTGCTGCGGAAACTTTAGTTTTTGAGCGTATTGAAGGTGGGAATGATGATAGAAGGAAACTAGCAAATGTTTTCAGACTTTTGGGTTTTTCTGAGTCCCTTTGTCAGCAAAAACAACGGTTCCACATTCTCCAAGCGAAAACCTTAATTCAAGACAACTGGTTGAGTTACCAAGCCTTAACCCAAGCCATACGCCAAAGGGCAACAATCGCTGATTGCCAAAAAGCGATCGCCGATGCTCAAATGGAAACAGAGAGTAAGGTTGCTTAG
- a CDS encoding DUF4336 domain-containing protein produces MNLQPHSHNHRPQDWAWPFWPALPLYPYGRRRTVCREIVKDTIWTFDQVQGVLYTVVPIRMSVIKLNAGGLLVYAPVAPTKECVRLVNELVAKHGEVKYIVLPTSSGLEHKIFVGPFARKFPQAQVFVAPHQWSFPFNLPLSWLGFPQKRTQVLPEDSRQTPFADEFDYAVLDINLGRGSFVEVAFLHKRSHTLLVTDSILSISAEPPEILQLEPYPLLFHARDNALQPIEDTPANRRQGWQRIALFAIYFRPNALGLTGLGEMWRDALKAPDHSPKAYFGFFPFRWQENWQQSFTALSANGRPFVAPILQVLILPQAPKQVLNWAETVAKWNFQQIIACHFDAPFACTPEQFRQAFSFLDKNAHNDNQNLLPEDLKFIKELEANLLKQGIATPPREK; encoded by the coding sequence ATGAACTTACAACCACACTCACACAATCATCGTCCTCAAGATTGGGCTTGGCCGTTTTGGCCGGCTTTACCGCTTTATCCGTATGGGAGAAGGCGCACAGTTTGCCGGGAGATAGTTAAAGATACTATCTGGACATTCGACCAAGTTCAAGGGGTTCTATATACGGTAGTGCCGATTAGGATGTCGGTAATTAAGCTGAATGCTGGTGGATTGCTGGTTTATGCACCCGTTGCTCCTACTAAGGAGTGTGTACGATTGGTAAATGAGTTAGTCGCCAAGCACGGCGAAGTTAAGTATATAGTTCTGCCTACCAGTTCTGGACTTGAGCATAAAATATTTGTTGGCCCCTTTGCAAGAAAGTTTCCCCAAGCACAGGTGTTTGTGGCTCCGCATCAGTGGAGTTTTCCGTTTAATTTGCCCCTGAGTTGGTTAGGGTTTCCACAAAAACGTACTCAAGTTTTACCAGAAGATTCTCGTCAAACTCCCTTCGCGGATGAGTTTGATTATGCAGTATTAGATATTAATCTGGGACGGGGTTCTTTTGTCGAGGTGGCATTTTTACATAAGCGATCGCACACTCTACTTGTAACTGATTCCATATTATCTATATCAGCAGAACCACCAGAAATTTTACAGTTAGAACCTTATCCCCTATTATTTCACGCCAGGGATAATGCCCTCCAACCCATCGAAGATACCCCAGCTAATCGTCGCCAAGGATGGCAGCGTATCGCCCTATTTGCTATTTACTTTCGTCCCAATGCCTTGGGATTAACAGGGTTAGGGGAGATGTGGCGCGACGCACTCAAAGCACCAGATCATTCCCCAAAAGCATACTTCGGTTTTTTCCCCTTTCGCTGGCAAGAAAATTGGCAACAATCATTTACAGCCTTATCTGCCAATGGACGACCATTTGTTGCTCCCATTTTACAAGTTCTCATTCTGCCTCAAGCCCCAAAACAAGTCCTGAACTGGGCTGAGACAGTAGCAAAATGGAATTTTCAACAAATTATTGCTTGTCACTTTGATGCACCATTTGCTTGCACTCCAGAACAATTCCGTCAAGCATTTAGTTTTCTAGATAAGAACGCGCATAACGACAATCAAAATCTGTTACCAGAAGATTTGAAATTTATTAAAGAACTGGAAGCAAATTTACTGAAGCAAGGTATTGCAACACCACCAAGGGAGAAGTAG
- a CDS encoding hybrid sensor histidine kinase/response regulator, producing the protein MITDTEIREQGYIYFLAEAPELIQTIEQELFSLVESHSTVKVHNLMRATHTIKGGAATVGLKTIQMIAHSLEDVFKALYNPNINIDGDLQTLLFAAYECLHLALTAELNGNIINEEEILQRASTIFAKLQEKLGDDFGNDAHIPTSEELGFDIVKSIFEAGVKERLESISEALKNIKDNTQLVDFLTAQAEVFIGLAESLNLPGFGEIAQTTLTALQANPNQARQITEAAYADFLQAQQDILAGDRTHGGKASTALKQLALPATEQLSKVSNSQFLANQEQFYQFLTTAGTNKDECIKPTTAKLYLKVVHYIFGWFNHEIGVPESSLTWDLLLINHEFASSSEYIEAWVHNFLQFVRNKGDSNNVCLYRQGIVLIILLAVVKFQYSITKAANNILIIKDLHNKIGSVAREYKQHPPVTANEKNWIENPKLQKLLVFKEILTSASNTNEILLEAIWGGDANEDETQVEQQVEPNEVAESSTSLVVSQPSTTDITEISGDGVNEQIIKNSQIRKNHKAASVRVDVEGLERINYLASELLIHQKRRTLNDEQIREIIEQLLLRLSKHQETLNQLRDLPLQRQIAAQYKQSFASVDFDPLEMDAYTEFHLTLHEALEETSQLQEATESIDLLLKQANQLSDKKQSLAFSLIDNLVEVRMLPLESILSRFPQMVKNLNAVYHKQVDLRFNGTEVLIDKAIAEKLYDPLLHLIRNAFDHGIEPPHIRRERGKPEQGVIEICAYRQSSQTIIEVQDDGQGLKLDSIRKKAVELNLIPSQEESKGYLAQINDSELLEFMFSPGFSTAEKVSELSGRGMGLDIVRSQLQALNGSIAVQTLPNQGTKFILKIPFSMTTDQLMLVQAGGVIYALLLDSIEKIVIPTAQQIKEFEGKRVLHWDTGNEDTMVSLYHLSELMAYNGSLFNNLSVNNLLPEHHTEAMNHPVLMLRRNQGTFALQVDQIIGEQELVIRPLGNAIAPPKYVYGCSSLANGNLMLVIDGALLLESVEMEATLDTSVLPKADSGNQQTLSASEPSPSLPLLSASVPKNNQVILVVDDAISLRQTLSLTLQKAGYQVIQAQNGVEALEQLQRHPEIQLVVSDLEMPRMNGFEFLTHVQQNPKYIKIPVIILTSRSAEKHRQLAQELGAKAYISKPYLEHDLIAIVENLINSAKADLNRLLTV; encoded by the coding sequence ATGATTACTGATACTGAAATTCGTGAACAAGGCTATATCTATTTTTTAGCAGAAGCCCCAGAGTTAATTCAAACTATCGAGCAAGAATTATTTAGTCTTGTAGAAAGTCATAGCACGGTTAAAGTGCATAACTTAATGCGAGCTACCCATACAATTAAGGGCGGTGCGGCTACTGTTGGGCTAAAAACAATTCAAATGATCGCCCATTCTTTAGAAGATGTATTTAAGGCTTTATATAATCCGAATATAAATATAGATGGTGATTTACAAACACTCTTATTTGCAGCATATGAATGCTTGCATCTGGCATTAACTGCGGAATTAAATGGTAATATTATCAACGAAGAAGAAATATTACAAAGGGCTTCTACGATATTTGCGAAACTACAAGAAAAATTAGGTGATGATTTTGGCAATGATGCTCATATACCTACATCTGAAGAATTAGGATTTGATATTGTTAAATCTATTTTTGAAGCAGGTGTCAAGGAACGTTTAGAAAGTATATCAGAAGCTCTTAAGAATATAAAAGATAATACACAATTAGTAGATTTTTTAACTGCTCAAGCGGAAGTATTTATTGGCTTGGCTGAGTCTTTAAATTTGCCTGGTTTTGGAGAAATTGCCCAAACAACTTTAACAGCTTTGCAAGCCAACCCTAACCAAGCACGGCAAATTACTGAGGCTGCTTATGCAGATTTTTTACAAGCACAGCAAGATATTTTAGCAGGCGATCGCACTCATGGCGGTAAGGCTTCTACCGCTTTAAAGCAACTAGCTTTACCTGCTACAGAACAGCTATCTAAAGTATCAAACTCGCAATTTTTAGCTAATCAAGAACAATTCTACCAGTTTTTAACCACAGCAGGAACTAATAAAGATGAGTGTATTAAACCAACAACTGCCAAATTATATTTAAAGGTAGTTCATTATATTTTTGGCTGGTTTAACCACGAAATAGGTGTACCAGAGTCATCATTAACTTGGGATTTACTACTGATAAATCATGAGTTTGCTAGTTCATCTGAATATATTGAAGCTTGGGTACATAACTTTTTACAATTTGTCCGTAATAAAGGTGATAGCAACAATGTTTGTCTTTATCGCCAAGGTATTGTTTTAATCATTCTGTTAGCAGTTGTCAAATTTCAATATTCAATTACAAAAGCTGCCAACAATATTTTAATTATCAAAGATTTACACAATAAAATTGGTTCGGTAGCTAGAGAATATAAGCAGCATCCGCCTGTTACAGCCAATGAGAAAAATTGGATTGAGAACCCTAAATTACAAAAACTACTTGTTTTTAAAGAAATATTAACTTCGGCATCTAACACCAATGAGATTTTGTTAGAAGCAATCTGGGGAGGAGATGCTAATGAAGATGAGACGCAAGTTGAACAGCAAGTAGAACCTAATGAAGTTGCCGAATCATCAACATCTTTAGTAGTGAGTCAACCATCAACTACAGACATTACAGAAATATCTGGTGATGGGGTTAATGAACAAATAATTAAAAACTCACAAATCAGAAAGAATCATAAAGCCGCATCTGTGCGGGTGGATGTCGAAGGATTAGAACGCATTAACTATTTAGCAAGTGAATTACTCATTCATCAAAAGAGGCGCACGTTAAATGATGAACAAATCCGGGAAATTATTGAGCAGTTATTATTGCGACTAAGCAAGCATCAAGAAACATTAAATCAACTCCGAGATTTACCACTACAAAGACAAATAGCAGCACAATACAAACAAAGCTTTGCCTCGGTTGATTTTGATCCATTAGAAATGGATGCTTATACAGAATTTCATTTAACTTTACACGAAGCGCTAGAAGAAACATCACAACTACAAGAAGCTACAGAATCGATTGATTTACTTCTCAAGCAAGCTAATCAACTTAGCGATAAAAAGCAAAGTTTAGCTTTCAGTTTGATAGATAACCTAGTGGAAGTGAGAATGTTACCTTTAGAAAGCATTCTCAGCCGCTTCCCGCAGATGGTAAAAAATCTGAATGCTGTTTACCACAAACAAGTAGACTTAAGATTTAACGGTACAGAGGTACTAATAGATAAAGCGATCGCCGAAAAGCTATACGATCCCTTATTACACCTAATACGCAATGCTTTTGATCATGGTATTGAACCACCACACATTCGCCGTGAACGTGGTAAACCAGAACAAGGCGTAATTGAAATCTGCGCTTACCGTCAAAGTAGCCAAACAATTATAGAAGTCCAGGATGATGGGCAAGGATTAAAGTTAGATAGCATTCGCAAAAAAGCGGTTGAACTAAATTTAATCCCATCCCAGGAAGAATCTAAAGGATATTTAGCACAAATCAATGATTCTGAACTTTTGGAGTTCATGTTTTCACCTGGTTTTAGCACTGCGGAAAAAGTCAGTGAATTGTCTGGACGTGGGATGGGTTTAGATATTGTCCGTTCTCAACTGCAAGCACTTAATGGCTCAATTGCTGTACAAACTTTGCCCAATCAAGGCACAAAATTTATTCTTAAAATACCCTTTTCTATGACTACCGATCAATTAATGCTGGTGCAAGCTGGAGGTGTTATCTATGCTCTACTATTGGATAGCATTGAGAAAATAGTTATTCCTACAGCACAACAAATTAAAGAATTTGAAGGCAAACGAGTCTTACATTGGGATACCGGGAATGAAGATACAATGGTGAGTTTGTATCACCTTTCAGAGTTGATGGCTTACAATGGTAGTTTATTTAATAATTTGAGTGTAAATAATTTACTACCTGAGCATCATACAGAAGCAATGAATCATCCTGTATTAATGCTAAGGCGGAATCAAGGTACTTTTGCTTTACAAGTTGACCAAATTATTGGTGAACAAGAATTAGTAATTAGACCTTTAGGGAATGCGATCGCACCTCCTAAATACGTTTATGGTTGTAGTAGTTTAGCTAATGGCAACCTCATGTTAGTGATTGATGGTGCTTTACTGTTAGAGTCGGTAGAGATGGAAGCCACATTAGATACTTCTGTCTTGCCAAAAGCTGATTCTGGCAATCAACAAACCTTATCAGCATCAGAACCAAGCCCATCACTACCTTTATTATCAGCTTCCGTTCCCAAAAATAATCAAGTAATTTTAGTAGTGGATGATGCCATTAGTTTACGGCAAACTCTATCCCTGACTCTGCAAAAAGCTGGTTATCAAGTCATACAAGCCCAAAACGGTGTTGAAGCTTTAGAACAATTACAACGCCACCCAGAAATTCAACTCGTAGTTTCTGATTTAGAAATGCCACGGATGAATGGGTTTGAGTTCTTAACTCATGTTCAACAAAACCCCAAATACATCAAAATTCCCGTCATCATTCTCACCTCCCGCAGTGCCGAAAAGCATCGCCAACTTGCTCAAGAATTAGGTGCAAAAGCTTATATATCCAAACCTTATCTAGAGCATGATTTGATTGCAATTGTGGAAAATTTAATTAATTCAGCAAAGGCAGATTTGAATCGATTACTTACAGTTTGA